One stretch of Passer domesticus isolate bPasDom1 chromosome 2, bPasDom1.hap1, whole genome shotgun sequence DNA includes these proteins:
- the ACOD1 gene encoding cis-aconitate decarboxylase isoform X3 gives MTVTGNFAKVIHGLNANQLTDQVIQRSKRMILDTLGVGLLGTSTEVCHRVAQYSKIYSSDLSSTIWGHLDFRLPPLYAAFVNGVAVHSMDFDDTWHPATHPSGAVLPAVIALSEALPRKKKISGLDLLLAFNVGIEVQGRLLHFSREARNIPRRFHPPAVVGTMGSAAACAKLLGLDQLECKNALAIAASYAGAPLANAATQIKPLHVGNAAKHGLEAACLALQGLQGNKQILDMESGMGAFYTDYNPQTLPTLQSYPWLLDQQDVAIKRFPAHLATHWVADAASSVRRKLVESSENLLPLDKIEKVILKVPEVKYVNRPSPASEHEARHSFQFVACSALLDGSMSVQSFASENIHRPALWELLCKTQLEHPPDNTPSFDSLYCEVSVTLRDGNTISDRCTTFYGHWRKPLKKEDLEKKFQSNALGILPTEAMEGIIETVYNLERVEDCSVLSTFLSGQSARALPDKLRFL, from the exons ATG ACAGTTACAGGAAATTTTGCCAAAGTGATTCATGGTTTGAATGCAAATCAGTTGACAGATCAAGTAATTCAGAGAAGTAAGCGAATGATTCTGGATACTCTTGGAGTGGGGCTTCTGGGCACCAGCACCGAGGTCTGCCACAGAGTGGCACAGTACAGCAAG ATCTACAGCTCAGATTTATCCAGTACCATCTGGGGCCACTTGGATTTCCGACTGCCTCCTCTGTATGCAGCTTTTGTGAATGGAGTGGCT GTGCACTCAATGGACTTTGATGACACCTGGCACCCAGCCACGCACCCATCTGGGGCTGTGCTCCCCGCAGTGATTGCACTCTCAGAGGCCTTGCCtcggaagaaaaaaatctcggGTCTTGATCTGCTCTTAGCTTTCAATGTGGGAATCGAAGTGCAAGGCAGGTTGCTGCACTTCTCCAGAGAAGCCAGGAATATCCCAAGAAG GTTTCACCCACCGGCTGTGGTTGGTACGATGGGGAGTGCAGCAGCTTGTGCTAAACTGCTAGGTCTTGACCAGCTGGAATGTAAAAATGCCTTGGCTATTGCTGCCTCCTATGCAGGTGCCCCACTGGCTAATGCAGCAACCCAAATAAAGCCCCTCCATGTTGGGAACGCTGCCAAGCACGGACTGGAAGCAGCTTGCTTAGCTTTACAGGGCCTTCAAGGAAACAAACAGATCTTGGACATGGAGTCAGGGATGGGTGCCTTTTATACAGACTACAATCCACAGACTCTGCCAACCCTGCAGTCCTACCCATGGCTCTTGGACCAGCAAGATGTGGCCATCAAACGCTTTCCTGCTCATCTTGCAACACACTGGGTGGCGGATGCAGCATCCTCTGTTAGGAGGAAGCTTGTAGAGAGCAGTGAGAACTTGCTCCCCCTTGATAAAATTGAGAAAGTCATTCTCAAAGTCCCTGAGGTCAAGTATGTGAACAgacccagcccagcctcagAGCATGAAGCACGACACTCCTTCCAGTTTGTTGCGTGCTCGGCCTTGCTGGACGGCAGCATGTCCGTCCAGTCCTTTGCCAGTGAGAACATTCACCGGCCGGCCTTGTGGGAGCTCCTCTGCAAAACACAGCTGGAGCACCCTCCTGACAACACCCCCAGCTTCGACAGCCTTTACTGCGAAGTGAGTGTCACGCTCCGGGATGGCAACACGATCAGCGACCGCTGCACCACCTTCTACGGGCACTGGAGGAAACCTCTGAAAAAGGAAGACTTGGAGAAAAAGTTTCAATCCAATGCGCTTGGCATCCTGCCCACAGAAGCCATGGAAGGCATTATAGAGACTGTGTACAACCTGGAAAGAGTAGAGGACTGTTCTGTATTAAGTACATTTCTATCAGGACAGTCTGCTAGAGCACTTCCAGATAAGCTGCGCTTCCTTTGA
- the ACOD1 gene encoding cis-aconitate decarboxylase isoform X2: protein MVGTVTGNFAKVIHGLNANQLTDQVIQRSKRMILDTLGVGLLGTSTEVCHRVAQYSKIYSSDLSSTIWGHLDFRLPPLYAAFVNGVAVHSMDFDDTWHPATHPSGAVLPAVIALSEALPRKKKISGLDLLLAFNVGIEVQGRLLHFSREARNIPRRFHPPAVVGTMGSAAACAKLLGLDQLECKNALAIAASYAGAPLANAATQIKPLHVGNAAKHGLEAACLALQGLQGNKQILDMESGMGAFYTDYNPQTLPTLQSYPWLLDQQDVAIKRFPAHLATHWVADAASSVRRKLVESSENLLPLDKIEKVILKVPEVKYVNRPSPASEHEARHSFQFVACSALLDGSMSVQSFASENIHRPALWELLCKTQLEHPPDNTPSFDSLYCEVSVTLRDGNTISDRCTTFYGHWRKPLKKEDLEKKFQSNALGILPTEAMEGIIETVYNLERVEDCSVLSTFLSGQSARALPDKLRFL, encoded by the exons ATGGTAGGG ACAGTTACAGGAAATTTTGCCAAAGTGATTCATGGTTTGAATGCAAATCAGTTGACAGATCAAGTAATTCAGAGAAGTAAGCGAATGATTCTGGATACTCTTGGAGTGGGGCTTCTGGGCACCAGCACCGAGGTCTGCCACAGAGTGGCACAGTACAGCAAG ATCTACAGCTCAGATTTATCCAGTACCATCTGGGGCCACTTGGATTTCCGACTGCCTCCTCTGTATGCAGCTTTTGTGAATGGAGTGGCT GTGCACTCAATGGACTTTGATGACACCTGGCACCCAGCCACGCACCCATCTGGGGCTGTGCTCCCCGCAGTGATTGCACTCTCAGAGGCCTTGCCtcggaagaaaaaaatctcggGTCTTGATCTGCTCTTAGCTTTCAATGTGGGAATCGAAGTGCAAGGCAGGTTGCTGCACTTCTCCAGAGAAGCCAGGAATATCCCAAGAAG GTTTCACCCACCGGCTGTGGTTGGTACGATGGGGAGTGCAGCAGCTTGTGCTAAACTGCTAGGTCTTGACCAGCTGGAATGTAAAAATGCCTTGGCTATTGCTGCCTCCTATGCAGGTGCCCCACTGGCTAATGCAGCAACCCAAATAAAGCCCCTCCATGTTGGGAACGCTGCCAAGCACGGACTGGAAGCAGCTTGCTTAGCTTTACAGGGCCTTCAAGGAAACAAACAGATCTTGGACATGGAGTCAGGGATGGGTGCCTTTTATACAGACTACAATCCACAGACTCTGCCAACCCTGCAGTCCTACCCATGGCTCTTGGACCAGCAAGATGTGGCCATCAAACGCTTTCCTGCTCATCTTGCAACACACTGGGTGGCGGATGCAGCATCCTCTGTTAGGAGGAAGCTTGTAGAGAGCAGTGAGAACTTGCTCCCCCTTGATAAAATTGAGAAAGTCATTCTCAAAGTCCCTGAGGTCAAGTATGTGAACAgacccagcccagcctcagAGCATGAAGCACGACACTCCTTCCAGTTTGTTGCGTGCTCGGCCTTGCTGGACGGCAGCATGTCCGTCCAGTCCTTTGCCAGTGAGAACATTCACCGGCCGGCCTTGTGGGAGCTCCTCTGCAAAACACAGCTGGAGCACCCTCCTGACAACACCCCCAGCTTCGACAGCCTTTACTGCGAAGTGAGTGTCACGCTCCGGGATGGCAACACGATCAGCGACCGCTGCACCACCTTCTACGGGCACTGGAGGAAACCTCTGAAAAAGGAAGACTTGGAGAAAAAGTTTCAATCCAATGCGCTTGGCATCCTGCCCACAGAAGCCATGGAAGGCATTATAGAGACTGTGTACAACCTGGAAAGAGTAGAGGACTGTTCTGTATTAAGTACATTTCTATCAGGACAGTCTGCTAGAGCACTTCCAGATAAGCTGCGCTTCCTTTGA
- the ACOD1 gene encoding cis-aconitate decarboxylase isoform X5, giving the protein MILDTLGVGLLGTSTEVCHRVAQYSKIYSSDLSSTIWGHLDFRLPPLYAAFVNGVAVHSMDFDDTWHPATHPSGAVLPAVIALSEALPRKKKISGLDLLLAFNVGIEVQGRLLHFSREARNIPRRFHPPAVVGTMGSAAACAKLLGLDQLECKNALAIAASYAGAPLANAATQIKPLHVGNAAKHGLEAACLALQGLQGNKQILDMESGMGAFYTDYNPQTLPTLQSYPWLLDQQDVAIKRFPAHLATHWVADAASSVRRKLVESSENLLPLDKIEKVILKVPEVKYVNRPSPASEHEARHSFQFVACSALLDGSMSVQSFASENIHRPALWELLCKTQLEHPPDNTPSFDSLYCEVSVTLRDGNTISDRCTTFYGHWRKPLKKEDLEKKFQSNALGILPTEAMEGIIETVYNLERVEDCSVLSTFLSGQSARALPDKLRFL; this is encoded by the exons ATGATTCTGGATACTCTTGGAGTGGGGCTTCTGGGCACCAGCACCGAGGTCTGCCACAGAGTGGCACAGTACAGCAAG ATCTACAGCTCAGATTTATCCAGTACCATCTGGGGCCACTTGGATTTCCGACTGCCTCCTCTGTATGCAGCTTTTGTGAATGGAGTGGCT GTGCACTCAATGGACTTTGATGACACCTGGCACCCAGCCACGCACCCATCTGGGGCTGTGCTCCCCGCAGTGATTGCACTCTCAGAGGCCTTGCCtcggaagaaaaaaatctcggGTCTTGATCTGCTCTTAGCTTTCAATGTGGGAATCGAAGTGCAAGGCAGGTTGCTGCACTTCTCCAGAGAAGCCAGGAATATCCCAAGAAG GTTTCACCCACCGGCTGTGGTTGGTACGATGGGGAGTGCAGCAGCTTGTGCTAAACTGCTAGGTCTTGACCAGCTGGAATGTAAAAATGCCTTGGCTATTGCTGCCTCCTATGCAGGTGCCCCACTGGCTAATGCAGCAACCCAAATAAAGCCCCTCCATGTTGGGAACGCTGCCAAGCACGGACTGGAAGCAGCTTGCTTAGCTTTACAGGGCCTTCAAGGAAACAAACAGATCTTGGACATGGAGTCAGGGATGGGTGCCTTTTATACAGACTACAATCCACAGACTCTGCCAACCCTGCAGTCCTACCCATGGCTCTTGGACCAGCAAGATGTGGCCATCAAACGCTTTCCTGCTCATCTTGCAACACACTGGGTGGCGGATGCAGCATCCTCTGTTAGGAGGAAGCTTGTAGAGAGCAGTGAGAACTTGCTCCCCCTTGATAAAATTGAGAAAGTCATTCTCAAAGTCCCTGAGGTCAAGTATGTGAACAgacccagcccagcctcagAGCATGAAGCACGACACTCCTTCCAGTTTGTTGCGTGCTCGGCCTTGCTGGACGGCAGCATGTCCGTCCAGTCCTTTGCCAGTGAGAACATTCACCGGCCGGCCTTGTGGGAGCTCCTCTGCAAAACACAGCTGGAGCACCCTCCTGACAACACCCCCAGCTTCGACAGCCTTTACTGCGAAGTGAGTGTCACGCTCCGGGATGGCAACACGATCAGCGACCGCTGCACCACCTTCTACGGGCACTGGAGGAAACCTCTGAAAAAGGAAGACTTGGAGAAAAAGTTTCAATCCAATGCGCTTGGCATCCTGCCCACAGAAGCCATGGAAGGCATTATAGAGACTGTGTACAACCTGGAAAGAGTAGAGGACTGTTCTGTATTAAGTACATTTCTATCAGGACAGTCTGCTAGAGCACTTCCAGATAAGCTGCGCTTCCTTTGA
- the ACOD1 gene encoding cis-aconitate decarboxylase isoform X1, protein MWTKTVTGNFAKVIHGLNANQLTDQVIQRSKRMILDTLGVGLLGTSTEVCHRVAQYSKIYSSDLSSTIWGHLDFRLPPLYAAFVNGVAVHSMDFDDTWHPATHPSGAVLPAVIALSEALPRKKKISGLDLLLAFNVGIEVQGRLLHFSREARNIPRRFHPPAVVGTMGSAAACAKLLGLDQLECKNALAIAASYAGAPLANAATQIKPLHVGNAAKHGLEAACLALQGLQGNKQILDMESGMGAFYTDYNPQTLPTLQSYPWLLDQQDVAIKRFPAHLATHWVADAASSVRRKLVESSENLLPLDKIEKVILKVPEVKYVNRPSPASEHEARHSFQFVACSALLDGSMSVQSFASENIHRPALWELLCKTQLEHPPDNTPSFDSLYCEVSVTLRDGNTISDRCTTFYGHWRKPLKKEDLEKKFQSNALGILPTEAMEGIIETVYNLERVEDCSVLSTFLSGQSARALPDKLRFL, encoded by the exons ATGTGGACAAAG ACAGTTACAGGAAATTTTGCCAAAGTGATTCATGGTTTGAATGCAAATCAGTTGACAGATCAAGTAATTCAGAGAAGTAAGCGAATGATTCTGGATACTCTTGGAGTGGGGCTTCTGGGCACCAGCACCGAGGTCTGCCACAGAGTGGCACAGTACAGCAAG ATCTACAGCTCAGATTTATCCAGTACCATCTGGGGCCACTTGGATTTCCGACTGCCTCCTCTGTATGCAGCTTTTGTGAATGGAGTGGCT GTGCACTCAATGGACTTTGATGACACCTGGCACCCAGCCACGCACCCATCTGGGGCTGTGCTCCCCGCAGTGATTGCACTCTCAGAGGCCTTGCCtcggaagaaaaaaatctcggGTCTTGATCTGCTCTTAGCTTTCAATGTGGGAATCGAAGTGCAAGGCAGGTTGCTGCACTTCTCCAGAGAAGCCAGGAATATCCCAAGAAG GTTTCACCCACCGGCTGTGGTTGGTACGATGGGGAGTGCAGCAGCTTGTGCTAAACTGCTAGGTCTTGACCAGCTGGAATGTAAAAATGCCTTGGCTATTGCTGCCTCCTATGCAGGTGCCCCACTGGCTAATGCAGCAACCCAAATAAAGCCCCTCCATGTTGGGAACGCTGCCAAGCACGGACTGGAAGCAGCTTGCTTAGCTTTACAGGGCCTTCAAGGAAACAAACAGATCTTGGACATGGAGTCAGGGATGGGTGCCTTTTATACAGACTACAATCCACAGACTCTGCCAACCCTGCAGTCCTACCCATGGCTCTTGGACCAGCAAGATGTGGCCATCAAACGCTTTCCTGCTCATCTTGCAACACACTGGGTGGCGGATGCAGCATCCTCTGTTAGGAGGAAGCTTGTAGAGAGCAGTGAGAACTTGCTCCCCCTTGATAAAATTGAGAAAGTCATTCTCAAAGTCCCTGAGGTCAAGTATGTGAACAgacccagcccagcctcagAGCATGAAGCACGACACTCCTTCCAGTTTGTTGCGTGCTCGGCCTTGCTGGACGGCAGCATGTCCGTCCAGTCCTTTGCCAGTGAGAACATTCACCGGCCGGCCTTGTGGGAGCTCCTCTGCAAAACACAGCTGGAGCACCCTCCTGACAACACCCCCAGCTTCGACAGCCTTTACTGCGAAGTGAGTGTCACGCTCCGGGATGGCAACACGATCAGCGACCGCTGCACCACCTTCTACGGGCACTGGAGGAAACCTCTGAAAAAGGAAGACTTGGAGAAAAAGTTTCAATCCAATGCGCTTGGCATCCTGCCCACAGAAGCCATGGAAGGCATTATAGAGACTGTGTACAACCTGGAAAGAGTAGAGGACTGTTCTGTATTAAGTACATTTCTATCAGGACAGTCTGCTAGAGCACTTCCAGATAAGCTGCGCTTCCTTTGA